Proteins encoded together in one Telopea speciosissima isolate NSW1024214 ecotype Mountain lineage chromosome 6, Tspe_v1, whole genome shotgun sequence window:
- the LOC122666213 gene encoding (S)-ureidoglycine aminohydrolase isoform X2, producing MQKSLIVSICVLNALLLPSGMLKCVVGEEGFCSAAPAYTDSSSQPLYWKVTNPTLSPVHLQDLPGFTRSMYKGDHALITPESHVFSPLPDWTNTLGAYLITPAMGSHFVMYLAKMQANSKSGLPPKDVERFLFVVQGMVTLTNMSGMNHRLVVDSYAYLPAGFEHSLMSNTSATLVVFERRYANLESFIPEPVIGSTDMQQLLETPGEVFELRKLLPTSAPYDFNIHIMDFQPGEYLYVKEVHYNQHGLLLLEGQGIYRLGDSWYPIQTGDVIWMAPFVPQWYAALGKTRSRYLIYKDVNRNPL from the exons ATGCAGAAATCGTTAATAGTTTCAATCTGTGTTCTTAACGCTCTGCTCCTTCCTT CAGGGATGTTAAAATGCGTTGTTGGCGAAGAAGGGTTCTGTTCTGCCGCACCTGCATACACAGATTCTAGCTCGCAACCTCTCTATTGGAAAGTTACCAATCCTACACTTTCCCCTGTTCACCTTCAAG ACTTACCGGGTTTTACTCGTAGCATGTATAAGGGGGATCATGCTCTTATTACTCCTGAAAGTCATGTCTTCAGCCCCCTACCTGACTG GACTAATACGCTAGGAGCATATCTGATCACCCCGGCGATGGGCTCACACTTTGTAATGTACTTAGCAAAGATGCAAG CAAATTCAAAGTCAGGATTACCTCCAAAAGATGTCGAGAG GTTCCTATTCGTGGTTCAGGGTATGGTGACATTAACAAATATGTCAGGGATGAACCACAGGCTGGTG GTGGATTCATACGCATATCTTCCTGCTGGTTTTGAACATTCTCTTATGTCTAACACATCAGCCACTCTGGTGGTATTTGAGCGAAG GTATGCTAATCTGGAAAGTTTTATCCCTGAGCCCGTTATTGGTTCAACGGACATGCAGCAACTTCTGGAGACTCCAGGAGAG GTTTTTGAGCTCAGGAAACTACTGCCTACCTCAGCTCCTTATGACTTCAATATCCAT ATCATGGATTTCCAACCTGGAGAGTATCTTTATGTGAAG GAGGTCCATTATAATCAGCATGGCTTGTTGCTTTTAGAGGGACAAGGCATCTATCGCTTGGGTGATTCCTG GTACCCTATACAAACAGGTGATGTAATTTGGATGGCACCATTTGTTCCACAGTG GTATGCAGCACTTGGTAAAACTCGGTCCCGATATTTGATTTACAAGGATGTAAACAGGAATCCATTGTAA
- the LOC122666213 gene encoding (S)-ureidoglycine aminohydrolase isoform X1, with the protein MQKSLIVSICVLNALLLPLGMLKCVVGEEGFCSAAPAYTDSSSQPLYWKVTNPTLSPVHLQDLPGFTRSMYKGDHALITPESHVFSPLPDWTNTLGAYLITPAMGSHFVMYLAKMQANSKSGLPPKDVERFLFVVQGMVTLTNMSGMNHRLVVDSYAYLPAGFEHSLMSNTSATLVVFERRYANLESFIPEPVIGSTDMQQLLETPGEVFELRKLLPTSAPYDFNIHIMDFQPGEYLYVKEVHYNQHGLLLLEGQGIYRLGDSWYPIQTGDVIWMAPFVPQWYAALGKTRSRYLIYKDVNRNPL; encoded by the exons ATGCAGAAATCGTTAATAGTTTCAATCTGTGTTCTTAACGCTCTGCTCCTTCCTTTGG GGATGTTAAAATGCGTTGTTGGCGAAGAAGGGTTCTGTTCTGCCGCACCTGCATACACAGATTCTAGCTCGCAACCTCTCTATTGGAAAGTTACCAATCCTACACTTTCCCCTGTTCACCTTCAAG ACTTACCGGGTTTTACTCGTAGCATGTATAAGGGGGATCATGCTCTTATTACTCCTGAAAGTCATGTCTTCAGCCCCCTACCTGACTG GACTAATACGCTAGGAGCATATCTGATCACCCCGGCGATGGGCTCACACTTTGTAATGTACTTAGCAAAGATGCAAG CAAATTCAAAGTCAGGATTACCTCCAAAAGATGTCGAGAG GTTCCTATTCGTGGTTCAGGGTATGGTGACATTAACAAATATGTCAGGGATGAACCACAGGCTGGTG GTGGATTCATACGCATATCTTCCTGCTGGTTTTGAACATTCTCTTATGTCTAACACATCAGCCACTCTGGTGGTATTTGAGCGAAG GTATGCTAATCTGGAAAGTTTTATCCCTGAGCCCGTTATTGGTTCAACGGACATGCAGCAACTTCTGGAGACTCCAGGAGAG GTTTTTGAGCTCAGGAAACTACTGCCTACCTCAGCTCCTTATGACTTCAATATCCAT ATCATGGATTTCCAACCTGGAGAGTATCTTTATGTGAAG GAGGTCCATTATAATCAGCATGGCTTGTTGCTTTTAGAGGGACAAGGCATCTATCGCTTGGGTGATTCCTG GTACCCTATACAAACAGGTGATGTAATTTGGATGGCACCATTTGTTCCACAGTG GTATGCAGCACTTGGTAAAACTCGGTCCCGATATTTGATTTACAAGGATGTAAACAGGAATCCATTGTAA